From a region of the Tursiops truncatus isolate mTurTru1 chromosome 13, mTurTru1.mat.Y, whole genome shotgun sequence genome:
- the LOC109547561 gene encoding large ribosomal subunit protein eL31-like produces MAPTKKGGEKKGRFTINEVVTREYTINIHRCFHGMGFKEHASRALREIRKFAMKETGTPDVHIDARLNKAIWAKGIRNVPYRIHGPLSRKYDDDEDTPNKL; encoded by the coding sequence ATGGCTCCCACAAAGAAGGGTGGTGAGAAGAAGGGCCGCTTCACCATCAACGAGGTGGTGACCAGAGAATACACCATCAACATTCACAGGTGCTTCCATGGAATGGGTTTCAAGGAGCATGCCTCTCGGGCACTCAGAGAAATCCGGAAATTTGCAATGAAGGAGACGGGGACTCCAGATGTACACATTGACGCCAGGCTCAACAAAGCCATCTGGGCCAAAGGAATAAGGAATGTTCCGTACCGTATCCATGGGCCGTTGTCCAGAAAGTATGATGACGATGAAGATACACCAAACAAGCTCTAA